The sequence GCATTGCCCAGTGCGGAGCCTGTACGGTACACGTCAACGGGGAAGCGACGCGTTCTTGCGTGTTGCCAGTTTCGGCTATCGGTGCCGGGAAAGTAGTCACCATCGAAGGGTTATCGGCGAAAGGAGATCATCCGGTGCAACAAGCTTGGAACGAGGTGGACGTACCCCAGTGTGGGTATTGTCAGGCTGGGCAGATTATGACCGCCGCTGCATTTCTCAAGCGCAATCCTAAACCAGCCGCTGCCGACATCGATTCAGCTATGAGCGGAAATATTTGCCGCTGTGGTACCTACCACCGGATTCGGGAAGCCGTGCAGTTGGCCAGTACAAAACTGAAAAAATAGCCATGCAGACACAGACTAACGAAAGCCGCCGGAACTTCATGAAGATGGCCGCTATGGCCGGCGGCGGATTTGTCTTGGGCTTCAACTGGCTCGAGTCGGAAGCTGCCGCGGTCAGCATGGCGGTGCCAGCGCAGGCACTCACGTTTAACAGTTATTTATCGATAAGCCCACAGGGTATCATCACGATTCTGTCGCCTAATCCGGAGGTTGGCCAGGGTATCAAAACCGCCTTCCCGATTATCGTAGCCGAAGAGCTCGATGCCGATTGGACGAAAGTGGTAGTTGAGCAGGCTCCCCTTGATACGAAAAAGTTCGAGCGACAGGTGGCGGGCGGTAGCGGTTCCATTCCTCACTCCTGGAAACGCCTGCGGGTAGCGGGGGCGACGGCGCGTCAAATGCTCGTTGAGGCGGCGGCTAAGCGCTGGAACGTACCTGCAACCACCTGCACGACGGATAAGGGCTTTGTACTGCATCAGGCCAGCAATCGGAAAGTAAGCTACGGCGAATTGGCTGCCGAAGCAGCCCAGATTCCGGTCCCGACGGATGTTAAGCTGAAAGATAGTAAAGACTTCAAATTGATTGGGAGTACGGTTAAGAATGTTGATAACCCGCCTATCCTGACCGGAAAGCCGCTGTTTGGGCTCGATTTCTACCGGGAGGGCATGCTGTTTGGCATGCTTCAGCGGCCTGCTTTTGGCTATAAAGCTAAGGCTATTACCAATGCGGCTACCGTGAAAAAAATGCCGGGTATCCTAGACGTGATGCTCGTCAATAATGGGGTGGCCGTGGTTGGGAAATCAACCTGGCAGGTGCAGAAAGCCAAAAGCGCGTTGCAGGTGGAATGGGAGAAAACGGACACGCTCGAAAACAGCGCCGACCACAACCGGATATTGAGCGAGCTACTCGATAGCTCATCGGCGATGGTACGTCGGCAGGATGGCGATGTGAAAACGGCTTTCGCCAACGCCGCCAAGGTGGTTAAGGCGGAGTATCAGTGTCCATTTCTGCCGCACAGCCCGATGGAGCCAATGAACTTCTTTGCGCACGTGCGTTCGGGAGCCAATGGCGTTGAGAGTGCGGAACTGGTAGGCCCGACCCAAACGCCCGAACTCGCCCGCAACGAAACAGCCAAGCTGCTCGGCATCGCCCCGGATAAAGTCACGGTAGAACTTACCCGTATGGGTGGGGGATTTGGCCGCCGTTTGAAGGCCGATTATGTGGTTGAAGCCGTGCAGGTGTCGAAACTGATGAATGCGCCGGTGAAGCTGATCTGGACGCGCGAGGACGACATGACGGGTGGTAGCTATCGCCCCGCCGTTCGGTATCGGTTCGAAGCGGCGCTGGATGCGCAAAATAACCTGATTGGCTATAAACTACGGGGCGTCGGTATCAACGCCGGCAACCCGACGCGGGAAGACAATTTCCCCGCTGGTTCGGTAGAAAACCTGCTGATCGACAGCGTTGAGCACAAATCTCCCATTACGACTGGCGCGTGGCGGGCACCCATTACCAACTTCCTGGCGTTTGCCGAGCAGTCGTTTCTGGATGAGGTCGCGCAGGCGGCGGGTAAAGATCCCGTGCAGTTCAGGCTGGAATTGCTCGACCGCGCGAAGCAGAAGCCGACCGGCGCCATCAAATACGACATCGACCGGATGCGTGGCGTAATTGAACTGGCGGCTGAAAAGGCAGGCTGGGGCAAAAAGAAAGACGTGGCGCAGGGCTTCAGCGTGTATTTCTCGCACCGCTCCTACGTGGCGCAGGTGGGCGAGGTGGTCGTTCAAAAAGGAAAACCCGTGCTGCAAAAGGTCTATGCGGCGGCTGATTGCGGCGTGGTTATCAACCAGAGCGGCGCCCGGCAACAGGTAACCGGTTGTATCGTCGATGGTATCGGCCACGCCATGTATGGGCAGTTGACCTTTAAAGATGGTGCCACTGAGCAAAAGAATTTCGGCGAGTACCGGCTCATTCGGATGAACGAGATCCCGAACGTTGAAGTGCATTTCGTGAAAAACGACATCGAACCAACGGGCCTGGGTGAACCAGCTTTACCACCGGCAGGCGCTGCAATTGCGAACGCTATCTTTAAAGCGACGGGTAAGCGGCTGCGTAATCAGCCCTTTGTCGAAGAGGATGCCCTCAAGCGGGTTTCGTAATGGCTCCATTGCCTTTGAAACTATAGAAAAAGCCCACTCAGGTACGTTGAGTGGGCTTTTTTATGAACAGTCGGTTCTAGCGTTTAGAGGCCTAGCACGCGTTTGTTGAAGGCCTCGTCGGCACCTGTACCGGCAAAGTCATCGAAGGCCCGCTCCGTAACGCGGATCATGTGGTTCTCGATGAAGGGCGCGCCTTCCGCGGCTCCCTGCTCGGGGTGTTTGATCGCGCATTCCCACTCCAGTACGGCCCAGCCGTCGTAATCGTATTGAGCCAGTTTGCTGAAGATGCTGCCAAAGTCGACCTGCCCATCGCCCAGCGAACGGAACCGGCCCGCGCGTTCTACCCAGCCCTGGAAACCACCATATACACCCTGCCGGCCCGTTGGGTTGAACTCGGCATCTTTCACGTGGAAGGCATAAATCCGCTCGTGGTAGATATCGATGAAATCCAGGTAATTGAGGCACTGCAACACAAAGTGGCTGGGATCGTAGTTGATGCCCGCCCGCTTGTGGTTGCCAACCGCCTCAAGGAATAGCTCAAACGTGACGCCATCGTGCACATCTTCGCCGGGGTGCAACTCATAACCGACGTTAACACCGGCCTCTTCATAAGCGTCCAGAATTGGCTTCCAGCGTTTGCCCAGTTCGGCAAAACCCGTTTCGACCAGTCCGGCCGGGCGTTGGGGCCAGGGATACATAAACGGCCACAGCAAGGCACCCGAGAACGTTACGTGCGACGTAAGGCCGAGGTTCTGACTGGCTTTGGCCGCCAGCATCAGCTGATCGACTGCCCAGGCTTGCTGTTCCGTTGGTTTGCCCGCCAGTTCGGCCGGGCCAAAGCCATCGAACATAGGCGCGTAGGCTGGGTGAACAGCCACCAACTGCCCTTGCAGGTGCGTTGATAGCTCCGTGATTTCAACGCCAATGTCGGCGAGTTTACCTTTTAGCTCATCGCAGTAGGTTTTGCTGTCGGCAGCCTGTTTAAGGTCGATAACGCGCGGGTCCCAGGTGGGGAGCTGAATGCCCTTGTAGCCTAAGTCAGCCATGTACCGGGCAATCGAATCCAGGTTGTTGAAGGGTTCGGCATCGCCCATGAATTGAGCCAGAAAAATGCCAGGGCCTTTGAGTGATTTCATTCTTATAAAGAGCGAAAGAATGAAAGAGTGAAAGAGTGAAAGGGCTTCGTATACATGTAAACATGAAGTTTACCAGCTAAACAGCCACTCTTTCACGCTTCCGCTCTTTCATTCATTAAGTTCAGTCGCTCGCTGTTTTTCGGGATTTAGATAAAATTTTCAACAGTTGGTATCCCTCATCAATCAAATCAGACAGTCTGGACTGGGAAACAAGCTGCGTATTGATGAGGGTTTCCAGCCAGAAAAGACACTCGTCTAGTTCTTCAATAACTAAACTAAGTTTAGCAAAATATTCTTTTCCACTTCGGCCTCGTCGGACAGCCCGAAAATTGGCTGCTGCTGAAGAAGACGCACGAATGAGTTGCCGACTAAAATGTTGAGCTTCAAAGCTTTCAGGTAACGACCGACAGACGTTCAAGCAACGAAGCATAAGGTTATTCAGCCGACGAGTGATATCATCCAAAAATTGGCTCTTTGAATAGCTGGCGTAATCTGCTGGTGCTTCACCAACGTGATCATCACCAGGCAAATCGTCGTTGATAGCATCCATAATTGAGAACCACTCTTTCACTCATTCGCTCTCTCACTCTTTGGCTTCTACACCTCAACCCAGCTCTGCGCCTTGTTGCTTTCCAGGATCCGCTCGCAGATGAGCAGTTCGCGGTAACCGTCGGCGAAGGTTGGGTACGTTGGGTTTTCGGGTTGTTTCCCGGCCTCAATGGCGGCGTATACCTCCTTGAAAAGCTGCTTTGACGTATCGGGGAAACCTTCGTTATGTCCACCGGGGAAACCAATCACCGAACGTACCTCGGCGTGCACCAGCGAGGGGTCGTCGGTAACGGTTTGGTTGTAGCCATCGCGATTACCCACCCAAAGCTGATTCGGCGCCTCAGAGTTGAAGGCAAGAGTTTTCTTCGAGCCCGAAATCTCAATCTTGAGTTGGTTTTTGCGTCCAGCCGATACCTGCGACACAGTGATGACGCCCCGGTTGCCGTTGTCGAACCGCAACAATACGTTGGCATGGTCTTCGGTATTGATGGGTACGTCGGCGTAATCGTCGGGTTGCAGCATCTTGCCCGAGTAGGTTTCAACGGGCTTCAGTGGCTTTTTGCGCGTCTTGTGGATGGTGTTGAAATCGGCCAGCACGGCGGTCGTTTTCAGACCCGTCACGTGCTCCAGAATATCCATCAGGTGCGAACCAATGTCGGCAATGGCCCGCGAATCGCCCGATTTGTCGGGTTCGAGGCGCCAGTTGTAGTCGGTTTCGTAGAAGAGCCAGTCTTGCAGGTAGGACCCAATAATGCTGTAGACGTCGCCCAGTTCGCCTTTCTCGCGCATCACTTTCATCTGCCGCACTAGTGGGTAGTAGCGCAGGTTGAAATGCACGGCGTTGACGAGCCCCGTTTGTTCAGCCAGTTGAACCAGCTCTTCGGCTTCGGCCAGGTCTTTCGCCAGCGGCTTCTCGCAGATGACGTGCTTGCCCGCCAGCAGCGCTGCCTTTGATTGGCTGTAATGCAGGAAATTAGGGGTACAGATGTGAATGGCCTGAATGTCGTCCTGCTTCAGCAAGTCGTCGAACGTATAGGCGCGGGGGATACCTAACTGAGCAGCTTTGGTTTCGGCCAGTTCCTGCGAGACTTCGCAGAGGGCAACAACCTCAACATTGGGCAGGCGACGGAGGGCTTCGATGTGAGCAGGACCGATGAATCCGGTGCCGACGACGCCCACTTGGATTTTTGACATGAGAGAGAAAATTGGTTAATCGTGCTAATTGCTGACGTCCAGAAGACGCAAAATTTGCCGCGGCGGCGTTGAGTCCGAACGGGACTGGTCGCTACGAAATGAACTTCGTCCACTTCTGATCCGATTTGTCGGACGATACCACGGTGTCGATAAAGGCCATGCCGCGAACGCCGTCGGCTACGCCGGGGAAGTCGAGGCGGATAGGGTCG comes from Fibrella aestuarina BUZ 2 and encodes:
- a CDS encoding Gfo/Idh/MocA family protein, with amino-acid sequence MSKIQVGVVGTGFIGPAHIEALRRLPNVEVVALCEVSQELAETKAAQLGIPRAYTFDDLLKQDDIQAIHICTPNFLHYSQSKAALLAGKHVICEKPLAKDLAEAEELVQLAEQTGLVNAVHFNLRYYPLVRQMKVMREKGELGDVYSIIGSYLQDWLFYETDYNWRLEPDKSGDSRAIADIGSHLMDILEHVTGLKTTAVLADFNTIHKTRKKPLKPVETYSGKMLQPDDYADVPINTEDHANVLLRFDNGNRGVITVSQVSAGRKNQLKIEISGSKKTLAFNSEAPNQLWVGNRDGYNQTVTDDPSLVHAEVRSVIGFPGGHNEGFPDTSKQLFKEVYAAIEAGKQPENPTYPTFADGYRELLICERILESNKAQSWVEV
- a CDS encoding (2Fe-2S)-binding protein — protein: MAVFKLTINGRTHQADVEADTPLLWVLRDHLGLVGTKYGCGIAQCGACTVHVNGEATRSCVLPVSAIGAGKVVTIEGLSAKGDHPVQQAWNEVDVPQCGYCQAGQIMTAAAFLKRNPKPAAADIDSAMSGNICRCGTYHRIREAVQLASTKLKK
- a CDS encoding sugar phosphate isomerase/epimerase family protein, whose translation is MKSLKGPGIFLAQFMGDAEPFNNLDSIARYMADLGYKGIQLPTWDPRVIDLKQAADSKTYCDELKGKLADIGVEITELSTHLQGQLVAVHPAYAPMFDGFGPAELAGKPTEQQAWAVDQLMLAAKASQNLGLTSHVTFSGALLWPFMYPWPQRPAGLVETGFAELGKRWKPILDAYEEAGVNVGYELHPGEDVHDGVTFELFLEAVGNHKRAGINYDPSHFVLQCLNYLDFIDIYHERIYAFHVKDAEFNPTGRQGVYGGFQGWVERAGRFRSLGDGQVDFGSIFSKLAQYDYDGWAVLEWECAIKHPEQGAAEGAPFIENHMIRVTERAFDDFAGTGADEAFNKRVLGL
- a CDS encoding xanthine dehydrogenase family protein molybdopterin-binding subunit, encoding MQTQTNESRRNFMKMAAMAGGGFVLGFNWLESEAAAVSMAVPAQALTFNSYLSISPQGIITILSPNPEVGQGIKTAFPIIVAEELDADWTKVVVEQAPLDTKKFERQVAGGSGSIPHSWKRLRVAGATARQMLVEAAAKRWNVPATTCTTDKGFVLHQASNRKVSYGELAAEAAQIPVPTDVKLKDSKDFKLIGSTVKNVDNPPILTGKPLFGLDFYREGMLFGMLQRPAFGYKAKAITNAATVKKMPGILDVMLVNNGVAVVGKSTWQVQKAKSALQVEWEKTDTLENSADHNRILSELLDSSSAMVRRQDGDVKTAFANAAKVVKAEYQCPFLPHSPMEPMNFFAHVRSGANGVESAELVGPTQTPELARNETAKLLGIAPDKVTVELTRMGGGFGRRLKADYVVEAVQVSKLMNAPVKLIWTREDDMTGGSYRPAVRYRFEAALDAQNNLIGYKLRGVGINAGNPTREDNFPAGSVENLLIDSVEHKSPITTGAWRAPITNFLAFAEQSFLDEVAQAAGKDPVQFRLELLDRAKQKPTGAIKYDIDRMRGVIELAAEKAGWGKKKDVAQGFSVYFSHRSYVAQVGEVVVQKGKPVLQKVYAAADCGVVINQSGARQQVTGCIVDGIGHAMYGQLTFKDGATEQKNFGEYRLIRMNEIPNVEVHFVKNDIEPTGLGEPALPPAGAAIANAIFKATGKRLRNQPFVEEDALKRVS
- a CDS encoding four helix bundle protein — encoded protein: MDAINDDLPGDDHVGEAPADYASYSKSQFLDDITRRLNNLMLRCLNVCRSLPESFEAQHFSRQLIRASSSAAANFRAVRRGRSGKEYFAKLSLVIEELDECLFWLETLINTQLVSQSRLSDLIDEGYQLLKILSKSRKTASD